The window GGTCATCCTGCTTGCGCCTACTACCCGCAGCATATCGGCAAGGTGGAACTGGCGGGGGGCCGCGTCGTTATCGCGCCGCTCGATGCGGAAAACGGTTTCGCGCTGAATGCGGATCTCATTGCACCGCATATCACTTCGCGCACCAAGGCGATTGCGATTGTTAATCCCTGCAACCCGACGGGTCGTGTCTATTCCCGTGCCGAGCTTGAAGGCTTGGCGCAGCTGGCCGTGGCACACGATCTGATGGTGTTTTCAGACGAGGTGTACGAAGAAATCACCTATGACGGCGCGCGCCATATTTCCATCGCGGCCCTGCCCGGCATGCGCACGCGGACAATCACGATGAGCGCCTTTACCAAAGCCTACGCGATGGACGGCTGGCGGCTTGGCTATCTGGCGGCCGATGCGGGCCTCATGGGTCCGTTGATGAAAATGACCACCAGCGAAGTCACCCATGTGAACACATTCATTCAGGCCGGAGCCTTGGCGGCGGTAACGGGTCCTTCAGGTGTTCTGGCCGAGATGGTGGACCGCGACCGGGCCCGCCGCGATCTGGTCGTGACCCGCCTGAACCAGATGCCCGGGGTCACCTGCGCTCCTGTCGAAGGCACGATTTATGCGTTTCCCGACATCCGCGCCACGGGCCTGTCGGCGCAAAACTGCGCGGACAGATTGCTGAATGAAACGGGTGTGGTGGTCGAAGCGGGCAGTTTCTACGGCACAGCTGGCGAGGGGCATTTGCGGGTCTGTTTCGGCTGTGCGGAGCTTGACGTGCTCACAGACGCGATGGACAGGATGCAGCGGTTCTTCAACAGTCTCTAAACCAGCGTATCCAACGCATCACAAAGCCGGGTTACATGCTGCATCCGAGTGACAGCGCCCGGCGACAGCCGCAGGATCGGGCCGCGGGCATCCGCGAAAATATTCGCGTCGCGCAAGCTGTCTACGACCTGCGCAGGATCGACAGAGGACGGCAGATGCAACATGACCGACCCACCCCGCCGGTTGCGCGATGCGGGGGATGCCAAAGTCACACCGCGCGCGTTAGCCCATTCGATGATCGTGTCGGTCAATGCACGGTTGTGGGCTTGTAACCCCGACTGCGCCGCGTGCCATCTGAGCGCGGGCACGGATCCCACACAGGCCATGACCGAGGGCGTCCCGTGGTCGAAACGTCGCGCATCCGGCGCGTAGTCAAACGCCTCCAGGTCCCACGAAAACGGATTATCCTGACTGAACCAGCCCCGCAATTCCGGGGCAGACGCAGCAATAAGTTCGGGGCGCATCTGAATGATACCCGCGCCGGGCGTGCCACACAGCCATTTCAGCGTCGTCGAGATGGCGAAATCAACGGGCGTATCCACCACGGAAAACGGGACGATGCCGATGCCCTGTGTTAGATCAATACCGACGAGCGATCCCATCTCGCGACCGTGGGCGAGCAGGCGGTCAAGATCCGGCCTGTGCGATGCTGTGGAGGTCACGAACGTCAGGATGGCGAGCGCGACATCCGGCCCCCACGCCGCGATCATGTCGTCATCTTCGACCCAGTAGCCCCCTTCGCGAAGCGGCACGGTCCTGAGTGTAAATCCGATACGGTCGGCAAGCCCGTTCAGCAGAAAATGCAGCGACGGAAAACAATCGGCAGCAATCAGAACGGTCCTGCCGGACAAGCGGTCGGCCATCCCGCCAATAACGGAATAAAGCGCCGCAGTTACGTTGTCTGCAGAGGTCAGCGTCCCCGCGGGGGCGTCGATTAGATCACACCACAGGTCGATGAACGTCTGCCGCGCGCCGAGCATTTTCGGCCACTGCGCGTCATCGCATGCGCCCCAGACAGTTGCGAAGTCACCCAAAGCCCGCGCCATTTCGCGGTCTTTGCCGGGATAGAGCCCGATGGAGTGATACAGGAAATAAGCGGGGTCTGACATATCCATCTCTTTCTAACCGGGAAAACCAGTGCCCGCCAGATCGGCAGGCGCAAGCCTCCCTGCCCCGCTACAGTGTCTCGCGCAGCACTGAAACCGGTGCGAGCGTTCGTCCTGCCACAGTGTGCGATTGCGTGTCGAAGTTAAACCAGAACCGTTCTGTTCCTGTGTCGCGGCACCGTACACCATCGGGCAGATCCATGACCGAAAGACCTGCCGACGTGGCCAACTCTCCCAATATCCGCCGCGCGGCATCCTGATCGGGCCAGCCCGCCAAATAGTGGAAACGGCCCTTTTGTACCAATGCGGGCGCGCCGTCTTGTGTCGCCTCGACGACGGTTTCGCCCGTCTCGATATGCTCCAGATACCGGATGAAATGGCCCCCCTCCGGCAGGGCAACGGGGCTGTCGGGGCGGATCGATTGCACATAGGTCACGGTCGCGTCGAAATCCGGCCAGGCGGGTGGCATCGGAACGGGGGTGCACATGTCGGCATCCCGTGCGCCGGTACGAGGGCCGACGAGAACCGTCGCATCGGCCCGCGCGAAGGCCTGCTTCAGATCATCTTCCATGTGCATCACACCGGGGGCGAGGATCATGGTGTAGCCCGAAAAGTCGCGCGTGCTGGCCGGTACGATATCCACCGACAATCCCATTGCGCGCAGCGCGCGGTAGGTGTCGAAGACGAGCCCGAAATAACTCAGCCCGTCACCGTGCGGCTGCACCGCCCAGTAATAATCAGCGGCATAGTCAAACATCAACGCCACCGGAGCCTGCACCGGCTGCACGTCCGGCGCTTTGCCAAGCTCTTGTGCGACCTGCTGCGCCTCCGCCATGCCGGGCGCGTCGGCGCTATCGGGGCGCAGAAGACCCGCGTGCATCTGTTCCTGCGCAAAAGGCGCTTGCCGCCAGCGGAAATAGCACACCGCTTCGGCGCCGTGTGCAAACGCTTCCCACGACCACAAGCGCACCATACCGGGCAGCGGCGCGGGGTTGTACGGGGCCCAGTTCACGGGGCCGGGCTGCTGCTCCATCACCCACCAGCGGCCTTTGCCGACCGCGCGGTAAAGGTCGTGGTGAAACGCACCGAAATCCGGGTCGCCCTGCCGGGCAAACCGCTTCTTATGGGCATCGTCAAATCCCGAGCGGTCTTCGAGAAAGCCGAGCGGATAGCTGTCCCAACTGGCGAAATCGAGATCATTGCCGACATCGAAATGATCGAAATCCGTGATCCGCCCCATGTAGTTGTGGGTGATCGGCGCATCGGAATGGCGCCGGATGATGTCGACCTGCACCCGATTGAACGCAACCACCTGGTCCGATGTGAAGCGGCGAAAAGCGAGCGAATGGGCCGGGTTAGGCTCTGTCACGGTCAGGTTGGGCAATCCGATCTGGTCAAAGTCATCGTAGTCCATCGACCAGAATACGTTGCCCCACGCATCGTTCAGCGCGTTGATATCCCCGCCATTGCCCGCACCGGGATAGCGGGTGCGCAGCCAGCTTTGGAACGCGGTGCCCGCAGCGTCGGAGTAGGAAAGGGTTGTATCGTGGCAGCCGTATTCATTGTCGGTCTGCCACGCCGCGATATGCGGGTTATCGCCATACCGCTCGGCCAGCTTCGAGACGATCCTTGCGCATTCCGCCTTGTACCCTTCATGGCTGAAACAGTAGTGCCGGCGTGATCCGAAACGCCGCGGGCGGCCAAGCTCGTCAAGCGCGATCATGTCGGGATGTTTGTCCATAATCCAGCGCGGCGGCGTTGCCGTGGGCGTGCCCAGCACCACCTTCAACCCTGCCGATCCCAGCACCGCGATTGCATCGTCGAGCCAGCCTAAGTGATAGTCCCCCTCCGCAGGTTCGAGCCGCGTCCACGCGAATTCCCCGATCCGCACCCATGTCAGGCCCGCCTCGGCCATGCGCCGCGCATCGTCTTCCCAGATGGCGCGGTCCCAGTGTTCGGGATAATAGCAGGTGCCCAGAGTTCGCTTGAGGTTCATAGAATTACCCGGTGTTCGCGCTGTCCCGTCACATTGACCGCGCAGTGATATGTTTTCCCGTCTCCTGCACCATCCAGCCCATCGGCAGCGGTGGTGACGAAAAGGGTTTTGAGATCAGGACCGCCAAAAGCGGGGCAACTGGCCTGCTGGCCGCCCACGCTAACAGCGCCCAGAAAAGCACCGTCCGCATCGTATCGCGCCACGCGCCCTGCCCCCCATTGGGCAATCCACAAACAACCGTCTGCGTCGACAACAGCGCCGTCGGGGTTCAGATCCTCGCCCCGCAGATCAAGATGCAAGACCGGGTCCGAAGCAGGCCAGCCCTCATCGTCAAGCGCCACGCGCATCACGTGGCGCGTGGCCGTATCGGTGAAGTAAGCGGTGGTCCCGTCCGGCGCGAAGGAAATGGCATTGCTGATCGTGATCCTGTCGAACAACCGCTCGACAGTGCCTTTGTAGTACCGGTATATGCTACCCGCCTTGCGCTCGGCGTTGATGCCCATCGTCCCGATCCAGAAGCCGCCCGCGGGATCGGCCCGCCCGTCATTGGACCGCGTGACCAAATTGTCCGCTTCGAGCGGGGCGACGAACGTGTCTTCGCCTGTCTCGAGATTGAAGGTAAAGAGCTGCGTCTGCGAGGCAACCAGCAGCGTGTCGGTGTCGACCCACCCCGCGGCCGATACGTATTCGTCAAATTGATGGACCCGCCCTTCGCCGTAAAGGCGGCGGTTCAGGATATCGAACCAGAACAGAGCGCCCCGTTCAGGATGCCAAAGCGGCCCCTCGCCCAAAAGGCACCGCGTCTCGTCGAAAACAGTGGCGGTCATGGGCGCAGCGCGTCAAAGGCGGCCACGATGCTGCCGGCGCGGGTCGCTACCTCTTCAAGGCTGAAACCCGCTTGGTAAAGACCGCTTCCGATCCCGAAACCCGTGGCCCCCGCCGCCAGCCAGTCGCCAAAGTTCTCGGGCGCGGCACCTCCAACGGCGTAGGTTTCCGTTTCGGGTGGCAACACGGCCTTGAGCGCCTTTAGTCCAGCCGGACCGATGAGATTGCCCGGAAAGAACTTCAGCCCGTCCGCCCCGTGCCGCAGCGCGGTGAAGCTTTCCGTCGGCGTCATGACGCCCGGAAAACTTTGCAGACCGGACTCTTTGGTCGCGTCGATCACCGCGGGATTGCAATCCGGCGACACGATCAATTGTCCGCCCACACCGGCCACATCGGCCACAGCCTGCGCGGTCAGCACGGTCCCTGCCCCGACAACCGCGCGCCCTTTCAACAGATCGGCAAGCAAACCGATGGACGTGAGCGGATCGGGCGAATTCAGTGGACACTTCGATGCGGTCGATACCGGCTTCGATTAGCTGCTCACCGATGGCTTCGACCTCGGGCGGTGTGATGCCGCGCAAAATGGCAATCAGGGGGACGGCTCATGGTTCAGGCTCCTTCGGACAGGGAATGAAGGCCGCGCGCCAAACCGCGGCAAACGTCATCTCTTCGGCGTCGGTTGTCTGTGCTGTGACGCCCTGCGCCGCGAGCGCCTCGCTGTAGCGCTGCGAGAGCGTGCCGTTGCCCACGAGCGCCACGTTCTGTCCAGCCAGTAGGGCCGCGCCGCGGCCAGCTCCATCCCGACCAACATACCAGACAGCCGCGCACGCGCCACCGCAGGATCGAGCGTGGAAACGAGCCCCTGCGCACGCAGAGAGAACAGATCTGGCCACCACACGTTCGGGCCGTGACATCGCATCGCCCACGGCATCCGTGAATGCGGCGTCATCCCATCCGTCCGTCAGGAATGGAGTGCTTGAGAACCGATTTGGCGCGATAAAAGCGCGTAGAGCTCACCCGTCATGAATGTGCGGAAACTGACAACTTCAACCGGCGGAGATATGGGCCCATTTCGAATGGGTTCCGGGCAGACACAGAACACCGTCAAATCGGGAAAGGCGGCGAGAAAAACCGGCAATCTGGGTTTCTTCGCCACGCATCACATCTGCGGGGCTTGCCTGTGACATGCCAGGCAGAATGGACACCGACAGCCGCGGATCCGTCACACACCGGCGACACGGACTGCGCCGCCTGTGGTGGCGAGGACGGAAACCGTTTGGTAAGCCGCTTCGATCCAGCCCTGCCGTGCGCCAACCATGCCGCAGCAGATGACGGGTGTTACCGAGCCGTCTTGCAGGTGGTCCCCAACCAGACGCAGCAGCGCGGGCTCGAACCCATCGCGGGCCAATGTGCCCATGCCATCGGCGGATGAAAGGGGCGGCCTGAACCGCGTCACCCTGCATCACCCAGGCGCGCAGGTTGCTGGTGCCCCAATCGACTGCAATCCATCTCATCGCGCTATCCGGTGGTCACGACGCCGCCGTCGACGACCATTAACTGGCCGGTCATCATGCGGCTTGCGTCAGATGCCAGAAACAGGGTGGCACCCACGATATCTTCTGGCTCAATCGGGCGCTTGAGGCATTGCCGATCCAGCATCCCGTCAAGCGCTTCGGGTGTGACCCACATTTCCTTTTGCTTGTCCGTCATCACCCATCCCGGCGCCAAGGCGTTGACGCGAATGTTGTCGCGGCCAAATTCTCGGGCCAGACTGCGGGTCATTGCGGTGATCCCGCCGTTGGCCGTGGTGTAGGCCGGATAGCCTTCGTTCCCCATCATGTAGCTGATCGAGGAAAAGTTCACGATCACGCCGCCGCCCGCTTTTTGCATGCTCTCGATGGCGGCTTGGCACCCGAAGAAATACGCCTTCAGATTGATCGCCTGCGACCAGTCCCAGAATTCTTCGTCAACCGAAAGCGTTTCGTGGCGCTGATCGTTCGCGGCATTGTTTACGGCGATCTGTATCGGCCCCAACGTGTCGGCGATTTCAACTATTGCGGCTTTGAGCGCGGCGGTGTCGGTGATGTCGCACTCCACGAAATGGGGCCGGGTGCCGTGCTTGGCCTCCATCTCATCGCAAAAGGCGGTTGCATCGCTGCGTCCGACAAAGCCGACCCGCGCACCTTGCGCCAGAAAGCCATCCGTCAGCGCCGCGCCGATGCCCGACCCTCCGCCGGTGATAAAGACGGTCTTGTCTTTCAAGTCATGGAATGTCGCGTGCATCAGTGGCTCTCCCGTGTGACGGGGCGGGTGTCTTTGCCCACCAGAAAATCAAGATCCGCGCCCCGGTCCGCCTGCAACACGTGATCCACGTACATTTTTGCGTACCCGCGGGTGTATGCGGTGCGTCGGGTTCCCATGCGTCCCGGCGGGCCTGCAGCTCCGCCTCATCAACCAGCAGATCGAGCACACCGTTCTGTGCCGATATCCGGATACGGTCACCCGTTTTGACGAGGGCCAGCGGCCCCCCGTCCTGCGCCTCGGGCGAAACATGCAGGATCACCGTGCCATAGGCGGTGCCGGACATGCGCGCATCCGAGACACGCACCATATCGCGGACGCCTTCTTTGACCAGTTTTGCCGGGAATGGGCATGTTGCCGACTTCGGGCATGCCGGGATACCCCTTGGGCCCACAGCCCTTGAGCACCAGGATCGTATCGGCAGTGACCGGCAGATCATCCCGATCGATGTTTGCCTTCAGATCTTCGATACTGTCGAACACATAGGCGTCCGCTTCATGCTCCAACAGGTGTTCGGTCGCTGCGGAGGGTTTCACGATCGCGCCGCGCGGCGCCAGATTGCCCTTGAGCACGCGCAGTCCGGCGGCGGGTTTCAGGGGCGCATCCATCGCGTATATCACATCGCGATTGTAGCATTCCGCTCCATCGGCGTAGGCGGTGATCGAACCGCCCAGCACGGTCGGCGTGTCGCGCAGGCGCGCGCCCAGCTCTCGCAGGATCACCGGCATCCCGCCCGCATAGCAGAAATCCTCCATCAGGTATTTGCCCGATGGCATGCAGTTGACCAGCAAGGGAATGTCCGATCCGAGTTCGAAGTCATCGAGGGTCAAATCGACACCGACGCGCCCCGCGATCGCCAGCAGGTGCACGACCGCGTTGGTCGACCCGCCCACGGCGGCATTCGCCATAATTGCGTTTTCAAAGGCCGCGCGCGTCAGGATGTCGGAGGGTTTGATATCTTCGTCCACCATCTCGACGATGCGTTTGCCCGTCAGATGGGCCAGCGCCATGCGGCGGCTGTCCACGGCAGGCAATGCGGCATTCGTGGGCAGGCTCATGCCCATCGCCTCGACCAAAGAAGCCATGGTCGAGGCGGTGCCCATCGTCATGCACACCCCCTTGGAGCGGCTCATCCCACTTTCGGCGTTCATGAAATCCTGCAAGGTCATCTCCCCTGCCCTGACGGCTTCGGAGAATTTCCAGACGTCCGTGCCCGACCCGATATCCTGACCCTGCCACTTGCCGTTCAGCATGGGGCCAGAAGATACCACGATTGACGGCAGATCGACCGACGCGGCCCCCATCAGCTGGCCCGGCGTTGTCTTGTCACAGCCCCCCAGCAGGACCACACCGTCAATCCCGTAGGCACGAATCGACTCCTCGACATCCATCGCCAGCAGGTTGCGGAACAGCATGGCGGTCGGTTTCATCTGTGTTTCGCCTAGGCTCATCACAGGGAATTCGACGGGGAAGCCACCCGCTTCCCAGACGCCCCGCTTCACGCCTTCGGCCAGATCGCGAAGGCCGCTGTTGCACGGGGTCAGTTCGGACCATGTGTTGCAGATGCCGATAATGGGCCGTCCGTCAAACGCGTGATCGGGAAAGCCCTGGTTCTTCATCCAGCTGCGGTGGATAAAGCCATCCTTGTCGGTCTTGCCGTACCAGGCGGCGCTGCGGCGGGGCTTCTTGCTCATAGCTTCGTTCCTTCGATCACCCACATGGTTTCGGGGAAAGACCACGGCAGGATCAATCCGTGGTTCATCAGATAACTGCCGCTGACCGTTTTCGCATCCGTTTTCAACAGCGTGTCCCCCCGTGACAGATGGTTGATATCGTCGCGATTGACCAGATCAATCCGGTACATCGCAGCCGGATCAAGCCGTGTCAGCCGCAGGGGGCGGGGCGCGATCTGCGAGGAGGTATCCGCCTTACCGGCAAAGACGACAAAACGGCTGTCGTCCTCGGCCAGCTGCTGTTCTGCAATGACCGCGTCGTCGGGGCTGTCGAGCCGCAGAATATCGGCGCGGCCCATCCATTTGCGATTTTCACGCCACCACGCGGTCACCCGCGACAGAACTGCCGTTTCATCCTCGGTCAGCTCACGGGGATCCATTTCGAACCCCATGTGCCGCTGTGCTGCGAACCCATGCGCGGAACCGGATGTTGATGGTGCGCCCCGATGTATGACACACGCGCGGGCCAACGTGGCTACCGGTAACCACGAGCGGCAGAAAGATCGCGGCGTTGTGCTGCATCCGTAGACGCTCGACCGCATCGTTGCTATCGGACAGCCAGACGCGGTGGGTGCGGCTGAGGATGCCAAAGTCGATGCGCCCCCCACCCGAAGCGCAGCTTTCGATTTCGACATTCGGAAAGGCCTCGCGCAGCCTGTCGATCAGCGCATAGCTGCCCATGGTCTGGGCGGCGTCGGGTTGCGGCAGGACACGGTTGTGATCCCACTTGATGTAATCGATGGCGTGGTTTTCCAGCACGTGGCTGATGCGGTCGAACAGATAGTCGCGCACCGCCTCGTTGCTCATGTCCAGCGCCTTTTGCTGACGCCCGAGGATTTGATCTTCGCCCCCCAGAGCCCAGTCGGGATGGGCGCGGTGCAGCTCGGAATCGGGGTTCACCATTTCGGGCTCGAACCAGATGCCGAACGTCATGTCCAACCCGTGCACATGCTCGATCAGCGGATCCAGCCCATCGGGGTATTTGCGCGGATCGACAACCCAGTCGGCGAGGCTGCTTTCGTCGTTATCGCGCATCCCGAACCAGCCGTCATCCAGCACGAAGCGTTCGGCACCGAGCAGCGCCGCGTGCGCTGCGAGGTCTTTCAGTTCGTCGATCTTGTGGTTGAAATAGACCGCTTCCCAAGAGTTGTAATGCACCGGACGCGGGCGTGAGGCGTCGGGCCACGTGATGATCCGGTCGCGCAGATGCCGCTGGAAAGACACGGCACACCCGTTGATACCATCGCTGGAAAACACCGAGTAAAGCGTTGATGACGCAAAGCGTGTGCGCGGTTTGCTCTCCATCCGGCTGGCATGTCCGAATTGCACCTGTCTGCGCCCGTCGGGCAGTTCTTCGGCGATCATGCGATGCCCGCCGGACCAGCCATAATGGAAACCGTACACCTGCCCTTGCGTGTTTGTGGCGCCCCTGCAGGGCACGAGCAGACCCGGGAAATGTTCGTGGCCCGTGCGCCCTGTGCGATTCTCGCGGTAGCGTATCCCTGCAGACCACGCCGTACGGTTCATCTGGAACTCACCGCACCAGCGGCCCGAGAAATCGATCATTTCGTCCGACATCTGCGGTGCGGGCATCACCGGCGCCGCCAGCCAATGCAGATGCAGCGACCGATCCGCTTCGAGCACGGAGCGCGACGCGATGATATGCGTCTGCGGGTCCAGTTCGAACGTCGCCGCATAGCGCAAACCGTTGCTGGTATCGACGTAATGCAGGCTGAGCCCGTTCGGCGTTTCTTCGGCGCGGGCAAAGCGGAATTTCGGCAGGATCGGCATGCCGTCCTCGCCGCGGATCACCATGCCCGGCTGACCGGGAAAAGTGCGCGTCGCCTCGGGCGAGATCGACAGTTCGGGGTTCACATCCAGCATGCCACCGGTCACGTCGATGTCGCCGCCCCGAACGATTGTGGCGCAGTCTTCGTCCTCCGGCAGGCGCGGCCCCCAATAGACCACTTCGGCCAAACGGTCACCCCGCGCGCCTAGAACCAGTGTCTGGCGCGTATCATCCAGCCGCCAGGTTTGTGTCATTTTACAGCACCCAGGGTCAGGCCCGCGATAAAGTGGCGCTGCATCGCAAAGAACATCAGCACCGGCGGTAGCGCCGCCACGATCGATCCCGCAGATACCAGATGCCACTGCGCGACCCATTGCCCGTTCAACGAATAAAGCCCGGCGGTGATCGGTTGTGTATCGGCCCCCTGCGTCAGCACCGTGGCCCAGAAATAGTCATTCCAGATGAAGGTAAAGATAAGCACCGACAACGCGGCAATCGCGGGTTTCATCAGCGGCAGCACCACGTGCCAGAAGATCTGGATTTCGGACACGCCTTCGACCCTTGCCGCCTCGATCAGCTCGCTTGGCAAAGCCTTGATAAAGTTGCGCATGAAGAGCGTGCAGAAACCGGTCTGAAACGCGATATGGAACAAGGCCAGACCCTGGACGGTGTTGTACATGCCCAGATCCAGCGTCAGATCGCGCACCGGCACCATCAGGATCTGGAACGGAATGAAGTTGCCCGCCACGAACATGAAAAACAAAAGCAGATTGCCTTTGAACTTATACACACCCAGCGCAAAGCCCGTCATGCACGACAGCGCGACCGCGCCGATCACCGTCGGGATTGTCACCTTGAACGAGTTGAGGATGTATTTGCCGATCGGCGTGTTCTGGAAGATCGCCGTGTAGTTTTCGACGAAGTTGAAGGACGACGGCCAGCCCCAGTAGTTGCCTGCCGTGATATCGCCTGCGGACCGGATCGAGGTGACGGCGACCGCGATCAGCGGCAGCAGCCAGAGGATCAGAACGATCGGCAGCGCCACGCGGTAGACCATTTGCGAGGTCGAGGATGTCTTTTCAATAGGTGTTGGAAACATCGATCAGGACCCCCGCTCGTCTCGGTACATTTTGAACAGGAACCCGGCGATATAAACCATCATGATGGCAAACAGCACGACCGCAATGGCGGCACCGTATCCCATGCGGAACCCGTATTCCGAAAACGCCTGTTCGTACATGTAGAACGCGAGCACGCGGCTGGTGCCATAGGGGCCGCCATCGGTCATGATCGAGATGAGGTCGAACGACCGCAGCGCCCCGATGACAGTCACCACCACGGCAATGAAGGTCGCGGGTTTCAGCTGTGGCAGCACAACATACCAAAGCATCTTGAGCCCCTTTGCATTGTCGAGCCGTGCCGCCTCGATCTGTTCGGGGTCAACGGCGTTCAGGCCGGTCAGATACAGGATCATGCAATAGGCCGTCTGGGGCCAGAGCCCCGCCGCGATGATGCCGTAGGTCACGTATCGTTCGTCCGCCAGCACCGCGATGGGATCGGCGCCAAACCAGCCGATGACAATATTGAACAGGCCAAAGCTGGGATCATAGAACCACGAGAACACGAGGCCGACAACGACCTGGCTGATCACGAAGGGAAAGAAGAAAAGCGACTTGTAGATGCGGATGCCCCGGACCGTCTGATTCAGAAACAGAGCGACGAACAGACCCGCCGGAAGCGCCAGCATATACAGCACAAGCCAGATGACGTTGTTCTTGAGCGAGACGTAGAAATCTTCGTCATCCATCAATTCGACATAGTTGGAGGTGCCGACGTATGTCGCCTCTCCCAGTCCGTCCCATTCGTAGAACGAGATGCTGATCGACTGGAAGATCGGCATGATGACATAGACGATGAACATGAAAATGCCCGGCGCCAGAAACAACCACGGCGCAAGCCGTTGCTGATTGCGGCGCCAGTAGGATTTCTTGACGGGTGGTTTGCGGTCGGGAAGGGCAGCTGTCGTCATGGCAGAACGCTCCGGGCTGACGGATGGCGGGGAATGGTGCGCCTGACACCGCACCGGGATGGTGCCGCGGCGGGTCTGGCGGGAAAAACGGGCACCCTCGGATAAGGGGATGCCCGATCGTCAGCGCTTACTTGTTGATGCGCTGGCGTACTTTTTCGAGACGCTCGAGGATCTGGTCCATGCGCTCTGGCTTGACCATGAATTCCTGGAAGCCTTCCATGCCGGCTTTGGCCATCTCGGCCGGTGCGTCACGGTCGAAGAACTGGGCGATGCCACCGTCGGTGTTGCTCAGCATTTCGTAGCCCGCTTGCAGGAACTTGTCGTCCCCCACGGAAGAACCGGAGTTGATCGGCAGCTGGCCCAGCGTTTCGTTGATCTGCGTCTGCACTTCTGCACGCGCCACATAAGCAAGGAACTTCTTGGCGTTCTCTTTGTTCTTGGCGTTTGCAGGAATGTGGATCGTGTCTGTCGGCGCTTCTTCGGCCATCGGCACATCGGGGTTGATCATCGGGAACTGGAAGAAGCCCAGCTGATCATCCGTCAGACCCGCTTCGCGCAGCGGTGCAACAGCAAAGTTGCCCATCACGTACATCGCGGCGTCGCCCTGCACCATCGGTGCCAGCGCTTCCTGCCAGGAGAAAGCGGCGTGGTTTTCGAGGAAGAATTCCTTGTCGACCAGCTCTTTCCAGTTCGCCATTGTCGCTTTGACGCGATCGTCGGTCCACTCGACTTCGCCCTTGGTCAGCGCCATGTGGAAATCGTAACCGTTTGTGCGCAGGTTCAGGTAATCGAAGACGCCGCCAGCCGTCCAAAGGTACTTGGTGCCGATGGTGATCGGCGTGATGCCTGCGGCCTTGAGCGTTTCACCGGCTGCGATGAACTCTTCCCAGTTGGTGGGCACTTCGATGCCCTGCTCTTCGAAGATGTCTTTGCGGTAGTAGATGCCCCACTGGTAATACGTGTACGGCACGCCCCAGATTTTGCCATCGATGGTCATCGACCCTTTGGCCGACGCGAGCTGATCGCTCAGACCGTTCTCTTCCCAGACGTCGTCGACAGGCTCGAACAGGCCCGCGTTCACGTAAGGCAGCATGCGGTTGCCGGCGTACCAGTTGGCAACATCGGGCGC is drawn from Sulfitobacter sp. S190 and contains these coding sequences:
- a CDS encoding carbohydrate ABC transporter permease, with the protein product MFPTPIEKTSSTSQMVYRVALPIVLILWLLPLIAVAVTSIRSAGDITAGNYWGWPSSFNFVENYTAIFQNTPIGKYILNSFKVTIPTVIGAVALSCMTGFALGVYKFKGNLLLFFMFVAGNFIPFQILMVPVRDLTLDLGMYNTVQGLALFHIAFQTGFCTLFMRNFIKALPSELIEAARVEGVSEIQIFWHVVLPLMKPAIAALSVLIFTFIWNDYFWATVLTQGADTQPITAGLYSLNGQWVAQWHLVSAGSIVAALPPVLMFFAMQRHFIAGLTLGAVK
- a CDS encoding carbohydrate ABC transporter permease; translated protein: MTTAALPDRKPPVKKSYWRRNQQRLAPWLFLAPGIFMFIVYVIMPIFQSISISFYEWDGLGEATYVGTSNYVELMDDEDFYVSLKNNVIWLVLYMLALPAGLFVALFLNQTVRGIRIYKSLFFFPFVISQVVVGLVFSWFYDPSFGLFNIVIGWFGADPIAVLADERYVTYGIIAAGLWPQTAYCMILYLTGLNAVDPEQIEAARLDNAKGLKMLWYVVLPQLKPATFIAVVVTVIGALRSFDLISIMTDGGPYGTSRVLAFYMYEQAFSEYGFRMGYGAAIAVVLFAIMMVYIAGFLFKMYRDERGS
- a CDS encoding ABC transporter substrate-binding protein, which codes for MFKRTKTFAAALAASTIIGAAAFASELVINTDTSDPAPKQAFQELIDGFKAENPDIDVTWNLFDHEGYKTSIRNFLTADAPDVANWYAGNRMLPYVNAGLFEPVDDVWEENGLSDQLASAKGSMTIDGKIWGVPYTYYQWGIYYRKDIFEEQGIEVPTNWEEFIAAGETLKAAGITPITIGTKYLWTAGGVFDYLNLRTNGYDFHMALTKGEVEWTDDRVKATMANWKELVDKEFFLENHAAFSWQEALAPMVQGDAAMYVMGNFAVAPLREAGLTDDQLGFFQFPMINPDVPMAEEAPTDTIHIPANAKNKENAKKFLAYVARAEVQTQINETLGQLPINSGSSVGDDKFLQAGYEMLSNTDGGIAQFFDRDAPAEMAKAGMEGFQEFMVKPERMDQILERLEKVRQRINK